One genomic segment of Saprospiraceae bacterium includes these proteins:
- the rpsI gene encoding 30S ribosomal protein S9 translates to MENINAIGRRKAAVARVYLKKGTAGATEITINERKLEEYFPIKDIAQKVMDPVLVVAGDQVYDISATVAGGGLKGQAEAIRLAISRAFCKLDAESRKPLKERNYLTRDAREVERKKFGLRKARRRSQFSKR, encoded by the coding sequence ATGGAAAACATCAATGCCATTGGTAGAAGGAAAGCAGCGGTTGCCCGCGTATACCTGAAGAAAGGTACTGCCGGCGCTACTGAAATTACCATCAACGAAAGAAAACTCGAGGAGTACTTTCCAATAAAAGACATTGCTCAAAAAGTAATGGATCCGGTCCTCGTTGTGGCCGGCGATCAGGTGTATGACATCAGTGCCACCGTTGCAGGAGGAGGATTGAAAGGTCAGGCGGAGGCTATTCGCTTGGCTATTTCCAGAGCCTTTTGCAAACTCGATGCAGAAAGCCGCAAGCCCCTCAAGGAAAGAAATTACCTGACCCGCGATGCAAGAGAAGTAGAACGCAAAAAGTTTGGATTGCGCAAAGCACGCCGGAGATCACAATTCAGTAAACGTTAA
- the rplM gene encoding 50S ribosomal protein L13, whose amino-acid sequence MNTLSFKTSYSKSAETSRKWHVVDAEGQVVGRLSSQVAHLLMGKHKTDFAPHMDCGDNVIIVNAAKVRFTGKKMDDKVYLTYSGYPGGQKSATPREVLAKHPNRILEVAIRKMLPKSKLGDAMYRKLFIYEGAEHPHSAQKPEPYTI is encoded by the coding sequence GTGAATACTTTAAGTTTTAAAACTTCCTACTCCAAATCTGCTGAAACCAGCAGAAAATGGCACGTAGTCGATGCTGAAGGTCAGGTGGTCGGCCGTCTGTCTTCACAGGTTGCTCATTTATTAATGGGCAAGCACAAAACAGATTTTGCACCACACATGGATTGTGGCGACAATGTCATTATCGTCAACGCGGCAAAAGTGCGATTCACCGGTAAAAAAATGGACGATAAAGTCTATTTGACCTACAGTGGATATCCGGGAGGACAAAAATCGGCAACACCCAGAGAAGTGTTGGCGAAACATCCCAACAGAATTCTGGAGGTCGCTATCCGCAAAATGCTTCCCAAGAGCAAACTGGGCGATGCCATGTACAGGAAATTATTTATTTACGAAGGCGCTGAGCACCCGCACAGTGCACAAAAACCCGAACCTTATACAATCTAA
- a CDS encoding glucosaminidase domain-containing protein, with the protein MKPLVTLLPFHKLLLAIFSFVFLTATRPVTVQEKYIEQFKWVAISEMERTGIPASIKMAQALHESQSGRSELATNANNHFGIKCKANWAGNTYQYKDDDKDSTGNLIFSCFRSYSSAMDSYLDHSDFIRFRPRYSELFTLPANDYKAWAYGLKKCGYATDPSYPEKLIRLIEKYDLDLLDQKKAAPEIAVEKQADAIFASEITVVPVPMEYLAKRILPLESKKPEVKSQYKKSRQPAKKSKRR; encoded by the coding sequence ATGAAGCCCTTAGTAACATTACTCCCATTCCATAAGCTGTTATTGGCGATCTTTTCATTTGTTTTTTTAACGGCTACAAGACCTGTAACCGTGCAGGAAAAATACATCGAGCAATTCAAGTGGGTTGCCATCAGTGAAATGGAGCGAACCGGAATTCCGGCCAGCATCAAAATGGCTCAGGCTCTGCATGAATCCCAATCGGGCCGCAGCGAACTGGCTACCAATGCAAATAACCACTTTGGCATTAAGTGCAAAGCGAATTGGGCGGGCAATACCTATCAGTATAAAGATGACGACAAAGACAGTACTGGAAATTTAATCTTCTCTTGTTTCAGATCGTATTCCTCCGCCATGGATTCTTACCTCGATCATTCTGACTTTATCAGATTCAGACCGCGCTACAGTGAATTGTTTACCCTTCCGGCAAACGATTACAAAGCCTGGGCTTACGGATTGAAAAAATGCGGTTATGCTACTGATCCCAGTTATCCGGAAAAATTGATACGCCTCATTGAAAAATACGATCTCGATTTATTAGATCAAAAGAAAGCTGCCCCGGAAATTGCGGTTGAAAAACAGGCAGATGCCATTTTTGCATCCGAAATAACGGTTGTGCCTGTTCCAATGGAATATTTAGCGAAGCGTATCCTTCCTCTTGAATCGAAAAAGCCGGAAGTGAAAAGTCAATACAAAAAAAGCAGGCAGCCAGCGAAAAAATCAAAAAGAAGATAA
- a CDS encoding zinc ribbon domain-containing protein has product MEKQTYKNCQSCGIPLHKDPQGGGTEKDGTKSSKYCSYCYGNGEFNGGQVTLKEFSEISRKGMIEGGHNKFFAWLFSRPFMLGHLERWKNK; this is encoded by the coding sequence ATGGAAAAACAGACTTACAAAAATTGTCAGAGTTGCGGAATACCTTTGCACAAAGACCCACAAGGAGGCGGCACAGAAAAGGACGGAACGAAGAGTTCAAAATATTGCAGCTATTGTTACGGAAACGGAGAATTTAATGGTGGCCAGGTTACCTTAAAGGAATTTTCAGAAATTTCGCGAAAAGGAATGATTGAAGGTGGGCACAACAAATTTTTTGCCTGGCTTTTTTCGAGACCATTTATGTTGGGACATTTGGAACGATGGAAAAATAAATAG
- a CDS encoding IS5 family transposase yields the protein MAKIITPKQQLELFEWDALVEKLRSFDKDPLAKLNDYIRFEYFRKELEKIVKRTGEGPGRPSYDVVMMFKLLIVQRIYDLSDESMEFQIADRTSFKLFLGIRGTDQIPDARTIWSFKNELSLKKADKRLFKKLDQLLHQNRVIINKGSIVDAHIVESEINRNSKEDNDLIKNGQIPQEWEDNPNIGRQKDSDARWVKHHNRKAYGYKDHVKIDKNTKLITNYEITPANVYDGEMTDVLIEKRDKGKRLYGDSASWDFRERIRKKGMIPCINQKGRRNRPLNDREQDRNTNLSRTRARVEHVFGCITTMFGKMKLRCIGKVRSSFQIGLTNITYNLFRIIQLKRKVAWA from the coding sequence ATGGCCAAAATCATTACACCAAAGCAACAACTTGAGCTATTTGAGTGGGATGCTCTTGTTGAAAAACTTCGTTCTTTTGATAAAGATCCATTAGCTAAGCTTAACGATTACATCAGATTTGAATATTTTCGAAAGGAGCTGGAAAAAATTGTTAAAAGAACGGGAGAAGGTCCCGGCAGGCCATCTTATGATGTAGTGATGATGTTCAAGTTATTAATTGTTCAAAGAATATATGATTTAAGTGATGAATCAATGGAATTCCAAATAGCAGACCGGACAAGTTTTAAATTATTTTTAGGAATACGAGGAACGGATCAGATTCCTGACGCAAGAACAATCTGGTCGTTCAAGAATGAATTGAGTTTAAAGAAGGCGGATAAAAGGTTATTCAAAAAACTGGATCAACTATTACACCAGAATAGGGTAATAATAAATAAGGGTAGTATTGTAGATGCTCATATTGTAGAAAGCGAAATTAACCGCAATAGTAAAGAGGATAATGACTTAATAAAGAATGGGCAAATACCACAAGAATGGGAGGACAACCCAAATATTGGAAGACAAAAAGATTCCGATGCCCGCTGGGTAAAGCACCATAATCGCAAAGCCTACGGCTATAAAGATCATGTGAAGATCGATAAAAACACCAAACTGATTACCAACTATGAAATAACCCCTGCGAATGTTTATGATGGTGAAATGACGGATGTATTGATAGAAAAACGGGATAAAGGAAAACGCTTATATGGAGATTCGGCAAGCTGGGATTTCCGAGAACGAATCCGGAAGAAAGGGATGATACCTTGTATAAATCAGAAAGGAAGAAGAAACCGTCCATTAAACGACAGGGAGCAAGACAGAAATACGAACTTATCAAGAACACGTGCACGAGTTGAACATGTATTTGGTTGTATCACCACGATGTTTGGAAAAATGAAATTACGATGCATAGGTAAAGTAAGATCTTCTTTTCAAATTGGACTGACAAACATAACATATAATTTATTCCGGATTATCCAACTAAAAAGAAAAGTAGCATGGGCATAG
- a CDS encoding cupin domain-containing protein, translating into MKSITLKSTGETITFVKTGKDTKGAFTEIICTIPAGQEGPPPHMHPLQDEIFEVIEGKLELLAKGKKVVLEEGESFNVTANTAHTFSNPFDRETKFRATYKPALDIDYVLVQGFNSLNSQPNPNKPSLQMIVDFDYILKQIHGQYKFAGAPGIIFAFFAAITRLFVKPKVKSLKDHNASF; encoded by the coding sequence GTGAAATCAATAACACTAAAATCAACTGGTGAAACAATTACCTTTGTAAAGACAGGTAAGGACACCAAAGGTGCTTTCACTGAAATTATTTGCACCATTCCAGCAGGACAAGAGGGACCGCCGCCACATATGCATCCATTGCAAGACGAAATTTTTGAAGTTATAGAGGGAAAACTTGAACTTTTGGCTAAAGGCAAGAAGGTTGTTCTTGAAGAGGGAGAAAGTTTTAATGTTACAGCAAACACAGCACACACCTTTTCAAATCCATTTGATAGAGAGACAAAGTTCAGGGCAACATACAAACCAGCACTCGACATTGACTATGTGTTGGTACAGGGGTTTAACTCATTAAACAGTCAACCTAATCCCAATAAACCGAGTTTACAGATGATAGTTGATTTTGACTACATACTAAAACAAATTCACGGACAATACAAGTTTGCTGGTGCACCTGGAATTATATTCGCATTTTTTGCAGCCATCACAAGATTATTTGTCAAACCTAAAGTGAAGTCGCTTAAAGACCACAATGCTTCGTTCTAA
- a CDS encoding nucleotidyltransferase domain-containing protein has product MNEINTHIDHIKKLCVSNKVKTLFAFGSVTTDKFNIDSDIDLVVDIDESDPINYSDYYFSLKLQLENLFRRLNISNYPCGSYFIHVQNRFVNKTKKFVKI; this is encoded by the coding sequence ATGAATGAAATCAATACACATATAGATCATATAAAAAAACTTTGCGTTTCCAACAAAGTGAAGACTCTCTTTGCATTTGGTTCAGTTACAACTGACAAATTTAACATAGACAGCGACATTGATTTAGTTGTTGATATTGATGAAAGTGATCCTATTAATTATTCTGACTATTATTTCAGTCTTAAATTACAACTTGAAAATCTGTTCAGAAGACTGAATATCTCAAACTATCCTTGTGGTTCGTACTTTATTCATGTCCAAAATAGATTTGTAAATAAAACGAAGAAATTTGTTAAAATATAA
- a CDS encoding tyrosine-type recombinase/integrase: MALHFGCLPTELEEDQITDYLHLLQQKHDTPSDSYFKHTVYGLRFLCKCEGIKVKELGLPPIKKSKSLPTVLSETEIKKLLISPVLLKHRILIGLLYGCGLRCMELRSIRLADLDFDRKMLHFRVSKGNKERYVPLSDLLIRGIRKYIAAEQPQDYLFHGQPNGRAGGDFDSRYSQRGIQWAVKQAARIAGIQKNVNVHTLRHTYATHLLEYGLDIMTIKDLLGHESIETTMIYLHVAQSGKVKAFSPLDRLYADRI, from the coding sequence ATGGCACTTCACTTCGGGTGCCTTCCTACAGAATTAGAGGAAGATCAAATCACAGATTATCTTCACTTGCTTCAGCAAAAGCACGATACACCTTCCGATTCCTATTTTAAACATACTGTATATGGACTTCGATTTCTTTGTAAATGTGAAGGAATAAAAGTAAAAGAACTTGGCCTTCCTCCTATCAAAAAATCCAAATCCTTGCCAACTGTTTTGAGCGAAACAGAAATTAAGAAATTGCTGATTTCACCCGTATTATTAAAGCACAGAATTTTAATTGGACTTTTGTATGGTTGTGGTTTGCGTTGTATGGAACTCAGATCGATCCGACTGGCTGATCTTGATTTTGATCGCAAGATGCTTCATTTCAGAGTTAGCAAAGGCAATAAGGAAAGATATGTACCGCTCAGCGATCTACTCATCAGAGGGATTCGAAAGTATATTGCCGCAGAACAGCCGCAGGATTACTTATTTCATGGTCAACCCAATGGTCGTGCCGGAGGTGATTTTGACAGCCGCTATTCCCAACGAGGAATTCAGTGGGCAGTAAAACAAGCTGCACGTATAGCCGGAATTCAAAAAAACGTAAACGTACATACCCTCAGACATACGTATGCCACGCATTTGTTGGAATATGGACTTGATATCATGACCATCAAAGATTTGCTCGGTCATGAAAGCATTGAGACCACAATGATATATCTGCATGTAGCTCAAAGCGGAAAAGTCAAAGCATTCAGTCCTTTAGACAGATTGTATGCGGACCGCATTTGA
- a CDS encoding IS91 family transposase, whose product MRTAFELSQVIDRVLYKIHSLGLNGWKIKTLDAIRRCRTAVLGGHIDVCSDCGYTKLSYNSCRNRHCPKCLGDKSNKWIHNQTRNLLPVPYYHVVFTLPQELNSLCLGAPCEIYNILFDSAWKTIQVFSSDPKYLGAKSGMIAVLHTWGQNLSLHPHLHCIIPAGGVDHNENWKFTRSKGRYLFPVKALSQVFRAKFMALLIQSGLSNCPTIQKSLWSKPWIVYAKRPFASVHAVIEYLARYTHKIAISNHRICHIDDSNVTFRYKDYRQKGIVKKLTLTHEEFIRRFSMHIMDKRFVRIRHYGILSSSWKRGKLQSLQSKLHVRLSSLSSNSKYRICPCCKSGTMITLLTFDSRGPPQAILLQYPSLCSA is encoded by the coding sequence ATGCGGACCGCATTTGAACTTTCACAGGTCATTGACAGGGTATTGTACAAAATCCACTCCCTTGGTTTGAATGGCTGGAAAATCAAAACTCTGGATGCCATCCGTAGATGTAGGACGGCGGTATTGGGAGGTCATATAGATGTCTGTTCCGACTGTGGATATACCAAACTAAGCTACAATTCTTGCAGAAACAGACATTGTCCCAAATGCCTCGGAGATAAATCAAACAAGTGGATACACAATCAAACCAGGAATTTACTTCCGGTACCTTATTATCATGTGGTTTTTACATTGCCTCAGGAATTAAATTCGCTTTGCCTTGGGGCACCCTGTGAGATCTATAATATTTTGTTTGATTCCGCATGGAAGACCATTCAGGTATTTTCATCGGATCCCAAATACCTCGGTGCAAAGTCAGGCATGATTGCCGTATTACATACATGGGGACAAAATCTCAGTCTGCATCCCCATTTACACTGTATCATACCTGCCGGTGGAGTAGATCATAATGAAAATTGGAAATTCACCCGATCAAAAGGCAGGTATTTATTTCCAGTAAAAGCCCTGAGTCAGGTCTTCAGAGCAAAGTTTATGGCACTCCTTATTCAGTCTGGTTTAAGTAATTGTCCCACCATACAAAAATCGCTTTGGAGCAAACCCTGGATAGTTTATGCAAAGCGACCTTTTGCTTCAGTGCATGCCGTTATTGAATATCTGGCAAGATACACACACAAAATAGCCATCTCAAATCATCGGATCTGCCACATCGATGATTCCAATGTCACATTTAGATATAAAGACTATCGACAAAAGGGTATCGTTAAAAAATTGACGCTTACCCACGAAGAATTTATCCGGCGGTTCTCCATGCATATCATGGATAAAAGATTTGTCAGAATCCGCCATTATGGAATTCTGAGCAGCTCCTGGAAAAGAGGAAAACTTCAGTCCTTACAATCTAAATTACATGTCCGATTATCATCTCTCAGTTCAAACTCGAAATATAGAATCTGTCCTTGTTGCAAATCCGGAACTATGATAACACTGCTTACTTTTGATTCAAGAGGGCCACCTCAAGCAATTCTCTTACAGTATCCATCACTCTGCTCGGCTTAA
- a CDS encoding helix-turn-helix transcriptional regulator, with the protein MVKKKKIAYRSDCPISTALDILGDKWSLLIIRDMVFNGMSTYGEFLNGGEKIATNILADRLLQLESGGIIKKQKHPESKVKVLYTLTEKGIDLIPVLAEVILWSEKYHDVHPHAKLFAKALQKDKSGMIEKLKGSIKTTKK; encoded by the coding sequence TTGGTGAAAAAGAAAAAAATCGCATATCGTTCTGATTGTCCGATAAGTACAGCTTTGGATATTTTGGGAGACAAATGGTCTTTATTAATCATCAGGGACATGGTTTTTAATGGTATGAGTACTTACGGAGAATTTTTGAATGGCGGGGAAAAGATTGCAACTAATATTTTAGCGGACCGACTTCTCCAATTGGAATCAGGGGGAATTATCAAAAAACAGAAGCATCCTGAAAGTAAGGTAAAGGTGCTTTATACATTAACCGAAAAAGGTATAGATTTAATTCCTGTGTTAGCTGAAGTAATACTGTGGAGTGAAAAATATCATGATGTACATCCGCACGCCAAACTTTTTGCTAAGGCTTTACAAAAAGATAAAAGTGGAATGATTGAAAAATTAAAAGGATCAATTAAGACAACAAAAAAATGA
- a CDS encoding SRPBCC family protein — translation MSKLQVQNEAIINAPIGSIWSAITDISVLHKVNPGIIKATGRMDLQGETRTCEIDNKGKKGTMTERLLEMIPEKKTVWTIENDDMGFGKMLKDTRFVFNLEKLGDNKTKVTNETYFTPANFMARILSGLVIKKNIRKAQQQILNNLKTLTEK, via the coding sequence ATGAGCAAACTTCAAGTACAAAACGAGGCGATAATAAATGCTCCCATTGGTAGCATTTGGTCGGCCATCACAGATATTTCTGTTTTACATAAAGTCAATCCAGGTATAATAAAAGCCACTGGTAGAATGGATTTGCAAGGAGAAACACGCACTTGTGAAATTGACAATAAGGGCAAAAAAGGAACAATGACCGAACGCCTTTTAGAAATGATTCCTGAAAAGAAAACGGTGTGGACAATAGAAAATGATGATATGGGATTCGGTAAAATGTTAAAAGATACAAGGTTTGTATTCAATCTTGAAAAATTAGGAGACAATAAAACCAAGGTCACTAATGAAACTTATTTTACCCCTGCAAACTTTATGGCACGCATACTAAGTGGTCTTGTTATCAAAAAGAATATCCGTAAAGCACAACAACAAATATTAAACAATCTAAAAACGCTTACTGAAAAATGA
- a CDS encoding SRPBCC family protein, with amino-acid sequence MKKIFKWTGIILLLIIVVFQILSYQTITLHHEVLINAPKEKVWLVLNNIEEVENYNPQVSDATCLSDNHEGVNASRQCTMDDGTTVKRKVLAIDPGNSMTMELYESSWPVKNMKWTTSIETKDGATLVKQDLEYNVRYGAFGALLNTFVMKNKMNASINEVFSELKKYVESK; translated from the coding sequence ATGAAAAAAATATTCAAATGGACAGGAATTATCCTCCTTCTTATAATCGTTGTTTTTCAAATTTTATCTTATCAAACCATAACACTTCACCATGAAGTTTTAATTAATGCTCCTAAAGAAAAAGTTTGGTTGGTATTGAATAACATTGAAGAGGTAGAAAATTATAATCCACAAGTTTCTGATGCAACGTGTCTGTCGGATAATCACGAAGGAGTTAATGCAAGCCGTCAATGTACAATGGATGACGGTACAACCGTCAAAAGAAAAGTACTTGCCATTGATCCCGGAAATTCAATGACTATGGAATTATATGAAAGCTCATGGCCGGTTAAGAATATGAAATGGACTACTTCCATTGAAACAAAGGATGGGGCTACACTTGTTAAACAGGATTTGGAATACAATGTTAGATATGGAGCATTTGGAGCACTACTAAATACCTTCGTAATGAAAAATAAAATGAATGCTTCTATTAATGAAGTGTTTTCTGAATTAAAAAAATATGTTGAATCAAAATAG
- a CDS encoding TfoX/Sxy family protein, translated as MPYNEKLADKIRESLAGTKNLVEKKMFGGIAFMVNDKMCIGVDKDDIMLRCELEETDELLKKKGARVFDLSGGRPMKGWLLVSAEGTSSKKDFEWWLNKVIEGNKKAKAPSPKKKEK; from the coding sequence ATGCCTTACAATGAAAAATTAGCTGATAAAATCAGAGAATCTCTGGCGGGAACAAAAAACCTGGTAGAGAAAAAAATGTTTGGCGGAATCGCTTTTATGGTCAATGATAAAATGTGTATCGGAGTTGATAAAGATGATATCATGTTACGTTGCGAATTGGAAGAAACGGACGAGCTTTTAAAAAAGAAAGGTGCACGGGTTTTTGATCTTTCGGGTGGTCGCCCAATGAAAGGCTGGCTGCTTGTTAGTGCCGAGGGAACAAGCTCAAAAAAGGATTTTGAATGGTGGCTAAATAAAGTTATTGAGGGGAATAAAAAAGCGAAAGCTCCTTCACCTAAAAAAAAGGAAAAATAA
- a CDS encoding VOC family protein gives MKNAINWFEIPVKKFDRAKKFYETILDASINEMPHPELKYGMLPFDIENGGIGGGLVEGKGFEPATNGSLIYLNGGDDLSVPLAKVEKAGGKIILPKTSLGPNGFMAHITDTEGNKIALHSMQ, from the coding sequence ATGAAAAATGCAATCAATTGGTTCGAAATACCGGTAAAAAAATTCGACAGAGCAAAAAAATTCTATGAAACAATTTTAGATGCATCCATTAACGAAATGCCACACCCCGAATTAAAGTATGGGATGCTTCCATTCGACATCGAAAATGGTGGTATTGGAGGTGGCTTAGTAGAAGGTAAGGGGTTTGAACCTGCAACCAATGGCTCGTTAATTTATTTAAATGGAGGTGATGATTTAAGTGTTCCTTTAGCTAAAGTGGAAAAGGCTGGCGGAAAAATAATTCTTCCGAAAACGTCACTTGGCCCCAATGGTTTTATGGCTCATATTACGGACACGGAAGGGAATAAAATTGCTCTACACTCGATGCAGTAG
- a CDS encoding helix-turn-helix transcriptional regulator, with protein MRSKCPLNYGLELFGDKWTLLIIRDLMFFEKRYYREFLQSDEGISTNILADRLVQLEKEGFINKLEDDHHKQKIVYSLTEKGIAMMPIIIEIGLWSDKYGEGLAEDRNELLGPFKKDKVKADLEWRKKLRKLHLKD; from the coding sequence CTTAAATTATGGTCTGGAATTGTTTGGCGACAAATGGACTTTGCTTATTATCAGAGATTTAATGTTTTTTGAAAAGCGTTATTACAGAGAATTCCTGCAATCGGATGAAGGGATATCTACAAATATTCTTGCGGATAGATTGGTTCAACTTGAAAAAGAGGGCTTCATTAACAAACTCGAAGATGATCATCATAAGCAAAAAATAGTTTATTCGCTCACGGAGAAAGGAATTGCTATGATGCCTATAATTATTGAGATTGGTTTATGGTCGGACAAATACGGAGAAGGTTTGGCTGAAGATAGGAACGAACTACTTGGGCCATTTAAGAAAGATAAAGTAAAAGCAGATTTAGAGTGGAGGAAAAAGTTAAGAAAGCTGCATCTTAAGGATTAG